GATAGAGCACATCACGTTTCGTAACGAAGTCGACTACGCGAAGATCAAGGCGGAATGCGAAGAGCTTTCGGCGATTGCCGGAAAACTCGGCTGTCCGTACATCGTCGTCGTTCCGGGGAAACTCCCCGAAAACGCGACGAAAGAAGAGATCATCGACGAATCGGTGCGTGTCCTGAACGAACTGGCCGACATTTCGGAGCCGCACGGCGTCTCGCTGGCCTTCGAGTTTCTCGGACAGACGGATTGCTCGGTTCAAACGCTTGATCTCTGCAACGAGATCGTCGAGAAGATCGACCGCAAAAGCATCGGCAACGTGCTCGACACGTTTCATTTTTACGCCGGAAACTCGTCGTTTGAGGCGATCGACACGCTCCGGCCGGAAAAACTCTTCATTTTTCATATCAACGACGCCGAGGATCTTCCGAAGGATGTCCTGACCGACGCCGA
The DNA window shown above is from Acidobacteriota bacterium and carries:
- a CDS encoding sugar phosphate isomerase/epimerase encodes the protein MKIALNGATTMKADLQTDIRAAADAGFELIEIWAAKLRVFLKTKTVEDLGRLLAEHNLEPWSINSIEHITFRNEVDYAKIKAECEELSAIAGKLGCPYIVVVPGKLPENATKEEIIDESVRVLNELADISEPHGVSLAFEFLGQTDCSVQTLDLCNEIVEKIDRKSIGNVLDTFHFYAGNSSFEAIDTLRPEKLFIFHINDAEDLPKDVLTDAERLYPGEGILPIKEIKARFDKIGYDRMVSIEIFRPEYWDQDPFEVARRARRATIDVLGLENLAAGGSF